In Equus przewalskii isolate Varuska chromosome 31, EquPr2, whole genome shotgun sequence, one genomic interval encodes:
- the LOC103542246 gene encoding abnormal spindle-like microcephaly-associated protein homolog, with the protein MATRRGGRRCWRVSPPEPRPPAGLRDPAAQEEAAAPPVLSLSHFCRSPFLCFGDVRLGASRTLPLALDNPNEEVAEVQVAHFPAAERGFSVSLRSWVLQVGRGRESGARILPRRLNRPS; encoded by the coding sequence ATGGCGACCCGGCGTGGGGGGCGAAGGTGCTGGCGGGTGAGCCCCCCGGAGCCCAGGCCGCCGGCGGGGCTGCGGGACCCCGCGGCCCAGGAGGAGGCGGCTGCCCCGCCGGTGCTGTCGCTCAGCCACTTCTGCAGGTCGCCTTTCCTGTGCTTCGGGGACGTCCGCCTGGGAGCCTCGCGGACGCTGCCTCTGGCCCTGGACAACCCGAACGAGGAGGTGGCCGAGGTGCAGGTGGCGCACTTCCCCGCCGCCGAGCGCGGCTTCAGCGTCTCGCTGCGCTCCTGGGTGCTGCAGGTGGGTCGGGGCCGGGAGTCCGGGGCGCGCATCCTCCCCCGCCGTCTGAACCGCCCCTCCTAG